A window of the Streptomyces sp. JB150 genome harbors these coding sequences:
- a CDS encoding ABC transporter permease subunit: MATLTAIPVRTLPTALLRSRPAVKLATLALIAAVLVPLAHARWSSGTWPDALTVDLTGPLTSTSDWIIDNRDSHPLFLYFFGHVSNAVVLSVRAVYLALLTLGWAGVTALGAFLAWRAAGPRLALGTATAFLACGLLGMWVPTMQTLALMVVAVLASVAVGGLLGLAAGLSARMDRLLRPVLDTMQVLPAFAYLLPVVLVFGIGVPAAVLATVVYAAPPMARLTALGLRGADRGVLEAVESLGATARQRLLTARIPLARKELLLGVNQTIMMALSMAVIASVIGAGGLGDRVYQALASVDVGAALAAGIPIVLLAVVLDRVTGAAGADGTAPSGRWLWPFALGATAAVAVAGPLTDRTDWPDAWTVNIAEPVNRAVDWMTAHLYSGVPVIGGTADWAARFTTWVLDPLRDGLQWLPWWSVLLIVAALAWLIGTWRTTLTAVLAMAAIGVLGVWEPSLDTLSQVLAAVAVTLVLGVATGVAAARNHRVERLLRPVLDVCQTMPQFVYLIPVVALAGVGRAPAVAAAVVYALPAVVRITSQGLRQVDAAALESARSLGATGGQQLRQVQLPLARRSLLLAVNQGVVLVLAVVIIGGLVGGGALGYDVVFGLAQGDLATGLVAGAAIVCLGLTLDRVTQPTDRRTTKGA, from the coding sequence ATGGCCACGCTCACCGCGATCCCCGTACGCACCCTCCCCACCGCCCTCCTGCGCAGCCGCCCCGCCGTCAAGCTGGCCACCCTCGCGCTGATCGCGGCGGTCCTCGTCCCCCTGGCCCACGCCCGCTGGTCCAGCGGCACCTGGCCGGACGCGCTCACCGTCGACCTCACCGGCCCGCTCACCAGCACCAGCGACTGGATCATCGACAACCGGGACAGCCACCCGCTGTTCCTGTACTTCTTCGGGCACGTCAGCAACGCCGTCGTGCTCTCCGTACGCGCCGTCTACCTCGCCCTCCTCACCCTCGGCTGGGCCGGCGTGACCGCACTCGGCGCCTTCCTCGCCTGGCGGGCCGCCGGCCCGCGGCTCGCCCTGGGCACGGCGACGGCGTTCCTCGCCTGCGGCCTGCTCGGCATGTGGGTGCCGACCATGCAGACGCTGGCCCTGATGGTGGTCGCGGTGCTCGCCTCGGTCGCCGTCGGCGGCCTGCTGGGACTCGCCGCCGGACTGTCCGCGCGCATGGACCGCCTGCTGCGGCCGGTGCTGGACACCATGCAGGTGCTGCCCGCCTTCGCCTACCTCCTGCCGGTGGTGCTGGTCTTCGGCATCGGCGTGCCCGCCGCCGTCCTCGCCACCGTCGTCTACGCCGCCCCGCCCATGGCCCGGCTCACCGCGCTCGGCCTGCGCGGCGCCGACCGGGGCGTGCTGGAGGCGGTGGAGTCGCTGGGCGCGACCGCGCGGCAGCGGCTGCTGACCGCCCGGATCCCGCTGGCCCGCAAGGAACTCCTGCTCGGCGTCAACCAGACGATCATGATGGCGCTGTCCATGGCGGTGATCGCCTCGGTGATCGGCGCCGGCGGCCTCGGCGACCGCGTCTACCAGGCGCTGGCCTCGGTCGACGTGGGCGCCGCGCTCGCGGCGGGCATCCCGATCGTGCTGCTCGCCGTCGTGCTGGACCGCGTGACGGGCGCGGCGGGCGCGGACGGTACCGCCCCGTCGGGCCGGTGGCTGTGGCCGTTCGCCCTGGGCGCCACCGCGGCCGTGGCCGTCGCGGGGCCCCTGACGGACCGTACGGACTGGCCCGACGCCTGGACGGTGAACATCGCCGAGCCGGTCAACCGGGCCGTGGACTGGATGACCGCCCACCTGTACTCCGGGGTGCCCGTCATCGGCGGCACCGCCGACTGGGCGGCCCGCTTCACCACCTGGGTCCTCGACCCGCTGCGCGACGGCCTCCAGTGGCTGCCGTGGTGGTCGGTGCTGCTGATCGTCGCCGCCCTGGCCTGGCTGATCGGCACCTGGCGCACCACCCTGACCGCCGTGCTGGCCATGGCCGCGATCGGCGTCCTCGGCGTGTGGGAGCCGTCGCTGGACACGCTCTCGCAGGTGCTGGCCGCGGTCGCCGTCACCCTCGTCCTCGGCGTCGCGACCGGCGTCGCGGCCGCGCGCAACCACCGCGTCGAACGGCTGCTGCGGCCGGTCCTGGACGTCTGCCAGACGATGCCGCAGTTCGTGTACCTGATCCCGGTCGTCGCGCTCGCCGGCGTGGGCCGCGCCCCGGCCGTCGCCGCCGCCGTCGTCTACGCGCTGCCCGCGGTCGTCCGCATCACCTCGCAGGGCCTGCGCCAGGTCGACGCGGCCGCGCTGGAGTCGGCCCGCTCGCTCGGCGCGACCGGCGGCCAGCAGCTGCGCCAGGTGCAACTGCCGCTCGCCCGCCGCTCGTTGCTGCTCGCGGTCAACCAGGGCGTGGTGCTCGTCCTCGCCGTCGTCATCATCGGCGGCCTGGTCGGCGGCGGCGCGCTCGGCTACGACGTCGTGTTCGGCCTCGCCCAG